A single region of the Gephyromycinifex aptenodytis genome encodes:
- a CDS encoding EsaB/YukD family protein has protein sequence MTIQESVIRVRVHGPSGQLDVAVPQDLPVADLVVLLVQEMAEPGERRWLLEHPVRGPLRRESTLGQALIPEGASLLLRSYEPAEQDPFVHDIAHAVSSAAISAGTPADGGGSGTAIVRCAALSLPLFTAVLSLSILSRQDRMFGLLLAGVSAALSICLMRGRGKMEQVLSLLVFLAVVAASSVLLATQVCERPLAAAWLVSLGVFVAALVAVVLFNGRSLLLRAVGLAAGLVCALTGAALVGQNEGLSTPATAAALTVAALVLHDRAPRLALCTSGLSRLDDQHSAGTTVTRTQVSRAVHRARLDLAVCALVCSAAVACGAVLAAGQGRWGVAFALCATSVVLLRSRAFVHPEHVAVCLLPGAGGMLACVARTPGVAENALGYLVVLAALAVLLPTMITGRPTDQVSLSRLRVWAGVLEKTCTLALVPLVVPVTGLAQVISHLVH, from the coding sequence GTGACCATCCAAGAATCCGTCATCCGGGTGCGAGTCCATGGACCGTCGGGTCAGCTCGATGTCGCTGTGCCACAAGACCTCCCGGTTGCCGATCTGGTTGTGCTCCTGGTGCAGGAGATGGCTGAACCGGGGGAGCGGCGATGGCTGCTCGAGCACCCTGTTCGCGGTCCTCTGCGCCGGGAAAGCACGCTGGGTCAGGCGCTTATCCCCGAGGGCGCCAGCCTGCTCCTGCGTTCCTACGAGCCTGCCGAGCAAGATCCGTTCGTTCATGACATCGCGCACGCAGTCAGTTCCGCCGCCATATCGGCGGGCACACCGGCGGACGGTGGCGGGTCGGGGACGGCGATTGTCCGGTGCGCGGCGCTGTCGCTGCCGCTCTTCACGGCGGTGCTGAGCTTGAGCATTCTCTCGCGCCAGGATCGGATGTTCGGGTTGCTTTTGGCCGGGGTATCGGCCGCCTTGTCGATCTGCCTGATGCGGGGGCGGGGAAAGATGGAGCAGGTACTGTCGCTGCTGGTTTTTCTGGCCGTCGTCGCGGCGAGCAGTGTTCTGCTGGCCACCCAGGTCTGTGAACGTCCGCTGGCGGCGGCCTGGTTGGTCAGCCTCGGCGTGTTTGTGGCCGCCCTCGTTGCCGTCGTGCTTTTCAACGGACGCAGTCTGTTGCTGCGTGCGGTCGGGCTGGCTGCGGGATTGGTGTGCGCCCTGACCGGGGCGGCCCTCGTCGGCCAGAACGAGGGTTTGTCTACGCCGGCGACGGCCGCCGCGCTGACCGTGGCCGCGCTCGTGCTGCACGATCGAGCACCCCGGCTGGCGCTGTGCACTTCGGGTTTGTCGCGGCTGGATGACCAGCACAGTGCGGGCACGACGGTCACCCGGACACAGGTGAGCAGGGCCGTGCACCGGGCCCGTCTCGACCTCGCCGTCTGTGCCCTGGTGTGTTCCGCAGCGGTGGCGTGCGGGGCAGTACTGGCTGCTGGCCAGGGTAGATGGGGGGTGGCGTTCGCTCTGTGCGCCACGTCGGTGGTGCTGCTGCGCAGCCGCGCCTTCGTGCATCCCGAACATGTGGCGGTCTGTCTGCTGCCCGGAGCGGGCGGGATGTTGGCGTGTGTTGCGCGCACCCCCGGCGTCGCCGAGAACGCCCTTGGCTACCTGGTGGTGCTGGCCGCACTGGCCGTTCTCCTGCCGACGATGATCACTGGCCGGCCCACGGATCAGGTCAGCCTCAGTCGGTTGCGGGTCTGGGCTGGGGTGCTGGAGAAGACGTGCACGCTGGCCTTAGTGCCTCTGGTGGTGCCGGTCACCGGTCTGGCACAGGTGATCTCCCACCTGGTGCACTAA